One Terriglobales bacterium DNA segment encodes these proteins:
- a CDS encoding glycosyltransferase family 39 protein encodes MGTAPRTMPPGIPTRLLEYLRTPWVVVMAAFGYRLFYIFQHHLDDLPTAFNHMLFGYEVGRIASSVASGHGFSSPFPGWSGPTAWLGPVYPLLLAAVFKIFGAYSHSSAVAILTINCVFAALTGLTIYLIGKELFGRTVGLYSAWAWALIPYFVAWSSWIWETSLATLLLSLAFLITLRLERNPQLRTWIWWGFLWGFIALTNAAALSFLAVSALWLWWRLRRTRPLSRLAFAGLVFVAVVSPWVVRNYVVFDKFVFPRSDFGEELYMGNHEGSEGLCMFWDHPVWNTYEMARFSQIGELAYVAEKGTIARQWIAANPGRFAVLTLKRVGFFWFDIPEQGRMAKRFGMGSRHALFFGFALLSFWGLGVAFRERHYAAPLFAGLFLIYPLVYYITHSHPRYQHPITPEMLLLSVYLLVVAAYQPTRLPRKRLPGFQATNATAKSAPRGESLTAKVPQR; translated from the coding sequence GTGGGAACCGCACCCCGCACTATGCCCCCTGGAATACCCACTCGCCTGCTCGAATATCTCCGGACTCCGTGGGTGGTCGTGATGGCCGCATTTGGATATCGGCTGTTTTACATTTTCCAGCACCACCTCGACGACCTTCCCACCGCTTTTAACCACATGCTGTTTGGCTATGAGGTCGGAAGAATTGCCAGTTCTGTCGCGTCCGGCCACGGGTTCAGCTCGCCATTCCCCGGATGGTCCGGGCCAACTGCGTGGCTGGGGCCGGTCTATCCTCTGCTGCTCGCTGCCGTATTCAAGATTTTCGGCGCCTACAGCCACTCCTCCGCGGTCGCGATTCTGACCATCAATTGCGTCTTTGCAGCGCTCACCGGCCTCACCATTTACCTGATTGGCAAAGAACTCTTCGGTCGGACAGTGGGCCTTTATTCGGCCTGGGCGTGGGCCCTGATTCCCTATTTCGTCGCCTGGAGCTCGTGGATCTGGGAAACCAGTTTGGCGACGCTGCTGCTGAGCTTGGCCTTCCTGATTACTTTGCGCCTGGAACGCAACCCACAACTTCGCACCTGGATCTGGTGGGGATTCTTGTGGGGCTTCATTGCTCTCACCAATGCGGCCGCACTGTCCTTTCTGGCAGTTTCGGCGTTGTGGTTGTGGTGGCGCCTGCGCCGTACTCGTCCTCTTTCTCGATTGGCCTTCGCTGGACTGGTTTTTGTTGCCGTGGTCTCACCTTGGGTAGTGCGAAACTACGTCGTTTTCGACAAATTCGTTTTTCCGCGCAGCGATTTTGGCGAAGAGCTCTACATGGGCAACCACGAAGGGTCAGAAGGCCTGTGCATGTTTTGGGACCATCCGGTATGGAACACCTACGAGATGGCGCGTTTTAGCCAGATCGGCGAACTAGCTTATGTCGCGGAAAAAGGAACTATCGCCCGGCAATGGATCGCGGCCAATCCAGGCCGGTTTGCCGTGCTCACTCTTAAGCGGGTGGGATTTTTTTGGTTTGATATCCCCGAACAAGGCCGAATGGCCAAGCGCTTCGGCATGGGGTCCCGACATGCCCTTTTCTTCGGTTTTGCATTGCTGTCTTTTTGGGGATTGGGGGTGGCGTTTCGCGAGCGCCACTACGCCGCGCCTTTGTTTGCAGGACTGTTTCTGATTTATCCCTTGGTCTATTACATCACCCACTCGCATCCACGGTACCAGCATCCCATCACACCGGAAATGCTCTTGCTGAGCGTTTATCTGCTAGTGGTGGCTGCATACCAGCCGACCCGGCTCCCGCGAAAGCGGCTACCAGGTTTTCAGGCGACAAATGCAACCGCTAAATCCGCGCCACGTGGAGAATCACTAACCGCGAAAGTTCCGCAAAGATAG
- a CDS encoding type II secretion system protein codes for MLKQKGASLPEVVIVLVLAMLLAAVIIPRVLNSKVAANEASAVGNVDVITMAQESYKSAYPHLGYAASLSDLAPPSCAKKPCAPTPQHACLIDCALPAATAASKDGYFYNLSPGNNPVTLPRKRYVVAATAAIPAKTGNHNYCAVEDRRIRYTQPQQATSVSSISWSNCRALPVMP; via the coding sequence ATGTTAAAACAAAAAGGTGCGTCGTTACCCGAAGTCGTGATTGTCCTGGTGCTGGCTATGTTGCTCGCGGCCGTCATCATCCCCAGAGTGCTCAATTCCAAAGTCGCTGCCAATGAGGCTTCGGCAGTCGGCAACGTGGATGTTATCACCATGGCACAGGAATCGTATAAGAGTGCTTATCCACATCTGGGATACGCTGCGTCTCTCTCCGATCTGGCCCCGCCTAGCTGTGCAAAAAAACCGTGCGCACCCACTCCTCAACACGCTTGTTTGATTGACTGCGCCTTACCGGCAGCCACTGCTGCTTCCAAAGACGGCTATTTTTACAATCTGTCGCCCGGCAATAATCCCGTTACCCTGCCGCGCAAGCGTTATGTTGTCGCCGCAACCGCAGCCATCCCAGCCAAAACCGGGAACCATAATTATTGTGCCGTTGAGGACCGCCGCATTCGTTACACTCAACCCCAACAAGCCACCTCCGTTAGTTCAATTAGTTGGTCGAATTGCCGAGCATTGCCGGTGATGCCATAG
- a CDS encoding 4a-hydroxytetrahydrobiopterin dehydratase has translation MANAAISDLANKTCVPCRGGIPPLKGAELETLQKQVPGWKVVNEHHLTRNFEFPDFKSALDFVNKVGNLAEQQGHHPDILLKWGQAGITTWTHKIDGLTESDFILAAKIDQLK, from the coding sequence ATGGCCAATGCCGCTATTTCGGACCTAGCCAACAAAACCTGCGTCCCTTGCCGGGGAGGCATTCCGCCGCTAAAAGGCGCGGAACTGGAGACGCTCCAAAAACAGGTGCCCGGCTGGAAAGTAGTGAACGAGCATCACCTCACCCGCAACTTCGAATTTCCGGATTTCAAGAGCGCGCTGGACTTTGTCAATAAGGTCGGGAACCTGGCCGAACAACAGGGACATCACCCCGATATCCTGTTGAAGTGGGGACAAGCCGGCATCACCACCTGGACCCACAAAATTGATGGCCTCACGGAGAGCGACTTTATCCTGGCGGCGAAAATCGACCAGCTGAAATAG
- a CDS encoding cation:proton antiporter, with the protein MSEAQVGSFLVVLFVLLALAHLMGYLFERLRQPRVVGEIVAGILVGPSLLGHLAPRVSATIFSELGPATAASGHNAQLLGMVYWLGLLLLMFVSGAEVRNLFCREDQRQIGWLASVGTGLPFLLVMLASPWLPLQALMGRANQHLALLLVISIAVAVTSIPVISRIFFDLKILHTRFARLVLGVAVIEDTVLWAALAIATALATSAVLPRPEIVKHIVYTVIYFGIGLSVAPVLFRRVSGVWWNLLAASSPLGYVVLVLFTYCVVASRLQVSLVFAAFLAGLAIPSDSTFSEALDSIKRFSFAVFVPVYFAIVGFKLDLSKSFSLSVLAVLLLAGCAVKLLCVGAGARLAGFRGLDIVNLAVATNARGGPGIVLASVAFDTGIVNAVGYTSLVLLAVLTSQAAGTWLEYVLRKGWPLLSSDTETATQPAMAPAPGIRFHD; encoded by the coding sequence ATGTCTGAGGCTCAAGTCGGATCTTTTCTAGTAGTGCTCTTTGTTCTCTTAGCTTTAGCGCATCTGATGGGCTACCTCTTCGAGAGGCTGCGCCAGCCTCGCGTAGTCGGTGAAATCGTGGCCGGAATTCTTGTGGGCCCATCTTTACTGGGACATCTGGCGCCCCGAGTCTCAGCAACCATCTTTTCTGAACTTGGACCAGCTACTGCCGCCTCGGGACATAATGCTCAACTGCTCGGAATGGTGTATTGGCTCGGGCTGTTGTTGTTGATGTTCGTTTCCGGCGCAGAAGTACGAAATCTATTCTGCCGGGAAGACCAGCGCCAGATCGGTTGGCTGGCGAGCGTGGGAACCGGCTTGCCTTTTCTTCTGGTGATGCTTGCCAGCCCATGGCTGCCTCTGCAAGCGCTGATGGGACGAGCCAACCAGCACCTGGCGTTGCTCCTGGTGATCAGCATCGCCGTGGCGGTGACGTCCATACCGGTCATCTCACGCATTTTCTTTGATTTGAAGATACTGCACACGCGTTTTGCGCGCCTGGTGCTGGGGGTTGCGGTTATTGAAGACACGGTACTGTGGGCTGCCCTGGCAATTGCAACCGCATTGGCGACCTCGGCCGTTTTGCCACGTCCGGAGATTGTGAAGCATATCGTCTACACCGTGATCTATTTTGGAATTGGCCTTTCGGTTGCACCCGTATTATTTAGGCGGGTCAGTGGCGTGTGGTGGAACTTGCTGGCTGCATCTTCTCCGTTAGGTTACGTAGTATTGGTGCTGTTCACTTATTGCGTGGTAGCGTCGCGGTTGCAAGTGAGCTTGGTGTTCGCGGCGTTTCTGGCGGGTCTGGCAATTCCGAGCGACAGTACATTTTCAGAGGCGCTGGATTCGATAAAACGTTTTTCGTTCGCCGTGTTCGTGCCGGTTTATTTTGCCATCGTCGGGTTCAAATTGGACTTGAGCAAATCGTTTTCGTTGTCGGTCCTTGCAGTCCTGCTGCTTGCGGGGTGTGCAGTCAAGTTGCTCTGCGTGGGCGCAGGCGCGCGCCTGGCGGGGTTTCGCGGCCTCGATATTGTGAATCTAGCGGTGGCGACCAATGCACGTGGCGGGCCGGGTATCGTGCTGGCGAGCGTGGCCTTTGACACAGGAATCGTGAACGCGGTCGGCTACACCAGTTTGGTCCTTCTGGCGGTACTTACCTCACAAGCGGCCGGGACGTGGCTGGAATATGTTTTGCGCAAGGGGTGGCCACTACTCTCAAGCGACACCGAGACTGCAACCCAGCCCGCTATGGCACCAGCTCCCGGAATCCGGTTCCATGACTAG
- a CDS encoding aromatic ring-hydroxylating dioxygenase subunit alpha, with product MSTQVAPIATTLPQRYYTDPEMFRDELERFFCRMWVCAGREDQIPKPGDYFLREVAGESIIITRDQSGAVRAFFNVCRHRGTRIVTIPEGTFPARIQCGYHGWTYGLDGTLVSAPHMEEGGFCREDYPLNKVQADLWDGHIFINLDADAKPLRSQLADLPQKFAPWGMQELRFHTRHFYEVKANWKLIIQNYNECLHCPILHHALNKLTNYLGADNETPQPTYIGGAMGFRGGAETMSMDGRRRRDYLPGLSQEDRQKVLYYAVYPNLLLSLHPDYMMTHTLWPRAVDRTEIICEFHFHPHEMAKPDFQAADAINFWHMTNKEDWGISELSQAGIKSRAYKPGPYSEREGLLHAFDEMILERERDPKKNIR from the coding sequence ATGAGCACACAAGTGGCACCCATCGCGACGACGCTTCCACAACGGTATTACACCGATCCCGAGATGTTTCGCGACGAATTAGAACGTTTTTTCTGTCGGATGTGGGTGTGTGCCGGTCGCGAGGACCAGATCCCAAAGCCCGGGGATTACTTTCTGCGCGAAGTTGCCGGCGAGAGCATCATAATCACCCGCGATCAGAGCGGCGCCGTGCGGGCCTTTTTCAATGTCTGTCGCCACCGCGGCACCCGCATCGTTACCATACCCGAAGGCACTTTCCCTGCGCGGATCCAGTGTGGCTATCATGGCTGGACTTACGGGTTGGACGGAACGCTGGTTTCAGCGCCCCACATGGAGGAGGGCGGCTTCTGCCGCGAAGATTATCCGCTGAACAAAGTTCAAGCCGATCTCTGGGACGGCCACATCTTCATCAATCTTGACGCCGATGCCAAACCACTGCGCTCACAATTGGCTGACCTGCCGCAGAAATTCGCGCCCTGGGGCATGCAGGAATTGCGCTTTCATACGCGCCACTTCTACGAAGTTAAGGCCAACTGGAAGCTGATCATCCAGAACTACAACGAGTGCCTGCACTGTCCGATCCTGCACCATGCGCTGAACAAGCTCACCAATTATCTCGGCGCTGACAACGAAACTCCGCAGCCCACTTACATCGGCGGCGCCATGGGCTTCCGGGGCGGCGCAGAAACCATGAGCATGGACGGCCGGCGGCGTCGCGACTATCTTCCCGGCCTGAGCCAAGAAGACCGGCAAAAGGTGCTCTACTACGCTGTGTATCCCAACCTGCTGCTCAGCTTGCATCCCGACTACATGATGACTCACACCCTATGGCCGCGGGCGGTGGACCGCACCGAAATCATTTGCGAGTTCCACTTCCACCCTCATGAGATGGCGAAACCCGATTTCCAGGCCGCCGATGCCATCAATTTCTGGCACATGACCAATAAGGAAGACTGGGGTATCTCCGAGCTTTCACAGGCGGGGATCAAATCCAGGGCCTACAAACCCGGCCCCTACTCCGAGCGCGAGGGCCTGCTGCACGCCTTCGATGAAATGATTTTGGAACGCGAGCGGGATCCAAAGAAGAACATCCGATAG